A single Arcobacter sp. FWKO B DNA region contains:
- a CDS encoding histidine triad nucleotide-binding protein — translation MCIFCAIAEGQIPSKKILENDKFLAFYDINPQTKVHALVIPKEHSKDFNDVSPEVMAEMTTFIHEVVTKLGIKESGYRMITNIGVDGGQEVPHLHFHILAGEKLGKLV, via the coding sequence ATGTGTATATTTTGTGCAATAGCCGAAGGTCAAATTCCTTCAAAAAAGATTTTAGAAAATGATAAATTTTTGGCATTTTATGATATCAATCCTCAAACAAAAGTTCATGCTCTAGTGATTCCAAAAGAGCATTCAAAAGATTTCAATGATGTCTCACCTGAAGTTATGGCTGAAATGACTACATTTATTCATGAAGTTGTAACTAAACTTGGTATAAAAGAGAGTGGTTACAGAATGATTACAAATATTGGAGTTGATGGTGGGCAAGAAGTTCCACATCTTCATTTTCATATCTTAGCAGGAGAAAAACTTGGAAAACTTGTCTAA
- the pheT gene encoding phenylalanine--tRNA ligase subunit beta: protein MIVTKEWLNEFISIRSYSTEEICKTLTSIGLEIGGTFTYKMPESVVIGKVLSCEKHPDATKLSVCQVDVGKEILQIVCGASNVGANMYVPVALVGAKIGELTIKDAELRGVKSSGMICSSTELGLPKLNDGILELDESIGNLTVGTKLKDINAFNDTVIEIDLTPNRGDCLSIYGITRELSAYYNITISPKEFFTNEHELSIGQKIDVNCDPKIETSLLYKVIDTENFKLPLLYKLRLAYVDEFNTLDIVNAVNYATYESGVILNCYDVNDAVVDKNGISLFTLKKDEKGFDCIYSDKKLSTLGIDKGSFDFKSTQILVEASYINPDFISKQVYETKIETKKDPFYRASRGSEPDINFGINNIASLFSKNGGKVFKGIECFLVEPNKISLDVSSQKVSSIIGQSISKIDMEKILKSLGFELKDHGSNTLNVTVPAFRHDIRNIADVTEEIVRIIGIDNIQAKPLAIDEVNRTNETSIMYTKLNQLRSNAINAGFFETITYIFSSRELLAQYGFDTVKEELDILNPITNELNSFRTTIALNLILAASHNVKMGFDKIAIFEIGSVFSSTREESSKISFLFSGTKESETFLNHGKPKNITFFEFANKIASVVGDFELEEFVPTHKFAHPYQSAKIIVEGKSIGEIYKLHPIVANEFDLNDTFIAEIDFDTIKSELVQAKSISKFQGLHRDLSLVVPKTIEYKSIKTIINSLNIKELQQFNLVDIYTDAKLGENESLTIRFYIQSSEKTLAEDDIVTIMDNILNTLTKELNIGLRQ from the coding sequence ATGATAGTTACAAAAGAGTGGTTAAATGAATTTATAAGTATAAGAAGTTATTCTACAGAAGAGATCTGTAAAACTCTTACATCAATTGGGTTGGAAATTGGTGGTACTTTTACATATAAAATGCCAGAAAGTGTTGTGATTGGTAAAGTATTGTCATGTGAAAAACATCCTGATGCTACAAAACTAAGTGTATGTCAAGTAGATGTTGGTAAAGAGATATTACAAATAGTTTGTGGTGCAAGTAATGTTGGTGCTAATATGTATGTGCCAGTTGCTCTAGTTGGAGCAAAAATTGGTGAACTAACAATAAAAGATGCTGAACTTAGAGGTGTAAAAAGTTCTGGTATGATTTGTTCTTCTACTGAACTTGGTCTTCCAAAGCTAAATGATGGAATATTAGAACTAGATGAATCTATTGGTAACTTAACTGTAGGAACTAAATTAAAAGATATAAATGCATTCAATGATACAGTAATTGAAATAGATCTTACTCCAAACAGAGGTGATTGTTTGAGTATTTATGGAATCACTAGAGAATTAAGTGCATATTACAATATAACTATTAGTCCTAAAGAGTTTTTTACTAATGAACATGAACTAAGTATTGGACAAAAAATTGATGTAAATTGTGACCCTAAAATTGAAACTTCACTCCTATACAAAGTGATTGATACAGAAAACTTCAAGCTTCCATTACTTTATAAATTAAGACTTGCATATGTGGATGAATTTAATACTTTAGATATTGTAAATGCAGTAAATTATGCTACTTATGAAAGTGGAGTTATACTAAATTGTTATGATGTAAATGATGCGGTAGTTGATAAAAATGGGATATCACTTTTTACTCTAAAAAAGGATGAAAAAGGTTTTGATTGTATATATTCAGATAAAAAACTCTCTACTTTAGGGATAGATAAAGGCTCTTTTGATTTTAAATCTACTCAGATTTTAGTAGAAGCTAGTTATATTAATCCAGACTTTATTTCAAAACAAGTTTATGAAACAAAAATAGAAACAAAAAAAGACCCTTTTTACAGAGCTTCAAGAGGAAGTGAGCCAGATATTAATTTTGGTATCAATAATATAGCTTCACTTTTTTCAAAAAATGGTGGAAAGGTATTTAAAGGAATCGAGTGCTTTTTAGTAGAGCCTAATAAAATTTCACTTGATGTGAGCTCTCAAAAAGTTAGCTCAATAATAGGACAATCAATATCTAAAATAGATATGGAAAAAATTCTAAAATCACTTGGTTTTGAGCTTAAAGACCATGGTTCAAATACACTAAATGTAACTGTTCCTGCTTTTAGACATGATATAAGAAACATTGCAGATGTTACAGAAGAAATAGTAAGAATTATAGGGATAGATAATATACAAGCAAAACCATTAGCAATTGATGAAGTAAATAGAACAAATGAAACTTCTATTATGTATACAAAATTAAATCAACTAAGATCAAATGCTATAAATGCTGGATTTTTCGAAACTATAACATATATATTTTCATCCAGAGAACTTTTAGCTCAATATGGATTTGATACAGTTAAAGAAGAACTAGATATATTAAATCCAATCACAAATGAACTAAACTCATTTAGGACTACAATTGCACTAAACTTAATTCTTGCAGCTTCACACAATGTAAAAATGGGATTTGACAAAATTGCCATATTTGAAATAGGTTCTGTTTTTTCAAGCACCAGAGAAGAGTCATCAAAAATTTCATTTTTATTTAGTGGTACTAAAGAGAGTGAAACATTTTTAAATCATGGAAAACCAAAAAATATTACATTTTTTGAATTTGCAAATAAAATTGCTTCTGTAGTAGGTGACTTTGAATTAGAAGAATTTGTACCAACACACAAATTTGCTCACCCTTATCAAAGTGCCAAAATCATAGTTGAAGGGAAATCTATAGGAGAAATATATAAACTTCACCCAATAGTTGCAAATGAGTTTGATTTAAATGACACATTTATTGCTGAAATTGATTTTGACACAATAAAAAGTGAACTTGTACAAGCTAAGTCTATTTCAAAATTTCAAGGTTTACATAGAGATTTAAGCCTTGTTGTTCCTAAAACTATTGAATATAAGAGTATAAAAACTATTATTAATTCACTAAATATAAAAGAACTACAACAATTTAATCTTGTAGATATATATACTGATGCAAAACTTGGTGAAAATGAGAGTCTTACAATAAGATTTTATATCCAATCTAGTGAAAAAACATTAGCAGAAGATGATATTGTTACGATTATGGATAATATCTTAAATACATTAACAAAAGAGCTTAATATAGGACTAAGACAGTGA
- the pheS gene encoding phenylalanine--tRNA ligase subunit alpha, with protein MQNWLDKIYKTTTIEELETIRVDLFGKKGFLTVEFARLKDIPNEQKKEFAQNLNEQKEVLNKALELKKTELFNAELEKTLKAEKIDVTRFNASTSNVGAYHPVAYTMDRIIKYFQNLNFAVEIGPMVEDDFHNFEALNLPKYHPARDMQDTFYCKDMMLLRTHTSPVQIRTMQNQKPPIRMIAPGRVFRRDFDLTHTPMFNQIEGLVVDSSDKISFANLKHVLTEFLQHMFGDVEVRFRPSFFPFTEPSAEVDISCIFCGGDGCRVCSHTGWLEVLGCGIVDENVFKAVGYEDVSGYAFGLGVERFAMLIHKIGDLRSLFESDLRLLGQFK; from the coding sequence TTGCAAAACTGGTTAGATAAAATATACAAGACTACGACTATTGAAGAGTTGGAAACTATTAGAGTTGATTTATTTGGTAAAAAAGGGTTCTTAACAGTAGAATTTGCTAGATTAAAAGATATACCAAATGAACAAAAAAAAGAGTTTGCACAAAATTTAAATGAGCAAAAAGAAGTTTTAAATAAAGCTTTAGAACTAAAAAAAACAGAACTTTTTAATGCTGAACTTGAAAAAACCTTAAAAGCTGAAAAAATTGATGTTACAAGATTTAATGCAAGCACTTCAAATGTGGGAGCATACCATCCTGTAGCATATACTATGGATAGAATTATAAAATATTTCCAAAACCTCAACTTTGCAGTTGAAATAGGACCAATGGTTGAAGATGATTTTCATAACTTTGAAGCATTAAACCTACCAAAATATCACCCTGCAAGAGATATGCAAGATACATTTTATTGTAAAGATATGATGCTACTTAGAACTCATACAAGCCCTGTTCAAATAAGAACTATGCAAAACCAAAAGCCACCTATTAGGATGATTGCTCCTGGGAGAGTTTTTAGAAGAGACTTTGACCTAACTCATACTCCTATGTTCAACCAAATAGAAGGTCTTGTAGTTGATAGTAGTGATAAAATCTCTTTTGCAAACTTAAAACATGTTTTAACTGAGTTTTTACAACATATGTTTGGTGATGTTGAAGTAAGATTTCGTCCTAGCTTTTTCCCATTTACAGAACCAAGTGCTGAAGTAGATATTAGCTGTATATTCTGTGGTGGTGATGGATGTCGTGTTTGTTCTCACACAGGATGGCTTGAAGTACTTGGGTGTGGAATTGTTGATGAAAATGTATTCAAAGCTGTTGGATATGAGGATGTAAGTGGATATGCTTTTGGATTAGGTGTTGAAAGATTTGCAATGCTTATACATAAAATTGGAGATTTAAGATCTCTATTTGAAAGTGATTTAAGATTATTAGGACAGTTTAAATGA